A region of Porites lutea chromosome 13, jaPorLute2.1, whole genome shotgun sequence DNA encodes the following proteins:
- the LOC140923081 gene encoding uncharacterized protein, whose product MAFQKLLAFIGTILLVAAPSESKQNPELATSCVDYLRSGSSESGIYKLYDQNGKRYTAYCDMKSELDTAWTLVMSWCTTNRKLPAFVKYPFNYNSPQNEDALNWDLYRLSLARMRYLQEMSTHWRATCSYPLKGIDFRDYLRGNFQDFNIFSFVGTGVCKKVEYVNIRGHVGTDVTAGFFQKLNEYTLHINTPSNCQFDSRDGAVSSEDNFGWYGDGLSTKFRCTETDESTTQYWFGAKR is encoded by the exons ATGGCATTTCAGAAACTCCTGGCTTTTATTGGCACCATTTTACTG GTCGCTGCCCCCAGCGAAAGCAAACAGAATCCAGAGCTTGCAACCTCCTGTGTTGATTATCTGCGCAGTGGGAGCTCTGAAAGTGGCATCTACAAACTGTACGACCAAAATGGAAAGAGGTACACCGCTTACTGTGACATGAAGTCCGAATTAGACACTGCATGGACTTTGGTGATGTCATGGTGCACCACAAATCGAAAGCTCCCAGCGTTTGTGAAATACCCCTTCAACTACAACTCCCCACAAAACGAGGACGCCCTTAACTGGGATCTTTACCGCTTAAGTCTGGCGCGAATGAGATACTTGCAGGAAATGTCCACTCACTGGCGAGCAACATGCAGCTACCCGTTAAAAGGTATCGATTTTAGAGATTACCTTCGGGGAAACTTCCAAGATTTTAACATCTTCTCATTTGTCGGGACGGGCGTTTGCAAGAAAGTGGAATATGTCAACATCCGGGGACACGTGGGCACAGATGTGACGGCGGGTTTCTTTCAGAAGTTAAATGAATACACCCTGCATATTAACACTCCATCCAACTGTCAGTTTGACTCGCGAGATGGTGCAGTGTCAAGTGAAGACAACTTTGGTTGGTACGGTGATGGCCTCAGCACTAAATTCCGATGCACTGAAACAGACGAATCCACCACCCAGTATTGGTTTGGTGCTAAGCGCTAA